Proteins encoded in a region of the Dasypus novemcinctus isolate mDasNov1 chromosome 24, mDasNov1.1.hap2, whole genome shotgun sequence genome:
- the OCSTAMP gene encoding osteoclast stimulatory transmembrane protein produces the protein MGLEVDADVEELMEEHGEVLSTEELQELQKEQQQEVLKRVLQTGGFSRPGFLDGAPIVERVLGPRRALVMCSSWPVGVCKALAPLQACWDAFSRPVPASRGQLLTQLLLCGSLAASAAGLAHHWLASSLLYPPGPSAVAATACGLLVFLGLGLVPPARCLFALSVPTLGTEQGRRLLLSCSTATLAVAVVPNVLANVGAAGRVLRCVTEGSLESLLNTTHQLHTAARALGPADQAGSRRLKFEVQGNGSAFRLHMLRATQQILGDFSDLEALARAAVLGAQRVVAGLFVLGLLLESAWYLHRYLTDPHFDNIYATRQLARRLAEAQATHLVASPPAWLLRAARPRLSQEELLRCLLRLGLLTPLLVTTAVAVATDHVAFLLAQAAVDWAQKLPAVPVTLAVKYDVAYTVLDFIPFLFNQRPAGSPLLSAHSTHQWELRLTSPGCPLLPAQRPRVAAPLAAGTLQLLACSTVLLEIYARRLRHAVAASFFTAQEARRARHLHARLQRRHDRYQARRLCGAAPPCSGLPGLPSGTPHG, from the exons ACTGGTGGGTTCTCCAGGCCTGGCTTCCTGGATGGGGCTCCCATTGTAGAAAGGGTGCTGGGCCCTCGGAGGGCTCTGGTCAT GTGCAGCTCCTGGCCCGTGGGGGTGTGCAAGGCCCTTGCCCCGCTGCAGGCCTGCTGGGATGCCTTCTCCAGGCCGGTCCCAGCCAGCCGTGGCCAGCTGCTGACCCAGCTCCTGCTGTGTGGTTCCCTGGCCGCCTCTGCCGCGGGTCTGGCTCACCACTGGCTGGCGTCCTCGTTGCTTTATCCGCCGGGGCCCTCGGCTGTCGCAGCCACCGCCTGTGGCCTCCTGGTCttcctgggcctgggcctggtgCCCCCGGCCCGCTGCCTGTTTGCGCTCAGCGTGCCCACCCTGGGCACGGAGCAGGGCCGCCGGCTGCTCCTGTCCTGCAGCACCGCCACCCTGGCTGTCGCCGTGGTGCCCAACGTCTTGGCCAACGTGGGCGCAGCCGGGCGGGTGCTGAGGTGTGTCACCGAGGGCTCCCTGGAAAGTCTGCTCAACACCACCCACCAGCTGCACACGGCGGCCAGGGCTCTGGGCCCCGCGGACCAAGCGGGCAGCCGGCGCCTGAAGTTCGAGGTTCAGGGCAACGGCTCCGCCTTCCGGCTTCACATGCTCAGGGCCACTCAGCAGATCCTGGGGGATTTCTCTGACCTGGAGGCCCTGGCCCGGGCAGCGGTGCTGGGGGCGCAGCGGGTGGTTGCCGGGCTCTTCGTCCTGGGCCTCCTGCTGGAGTCGGCCTGGTACCTCCATCGCTACCTGACTGACCCGCACTTCGACAACATCTATGCCACACGGCAGCTGGCTCGGCGGCTGGCAGAGGCCCAGGCCACGCACCTGGTGGCCTCCCCGCCAGCCTGGCTGCTCCGGGCGGCCCGGCCCAGGCTGTCGCAGGAGGAGCTGCTGCGTTGTCTGCTAAGGCTGGGGCTGCTCACCCCGCTCCTGGTGACCACAGCCGTGGCCGTGGCCACAGACCACGTGGCCTTCCTCCTGGCGCAGGCGGCCGTGGACTGGGCTCAGAAGCTGCCCGCTGTGCCTGTCACGCTCGCTGTCAAGTACGAT GTGGCGTACACGGTCCTGGACTTCATCCCCTTCCTCTTCAACCAGCGGCCTGCAGGGAGCCCCCTCCTCTCCGCCCACAGCACCCACCAGTGGGAGCTCCGCCTCACCTCTCCCGGCTGCCCACTGCTGCCCGCCCAGCGCCCCCGCGTGGCCGCCCCGCTGGCTGCCGGCACCCTGCAGCTCCTGGCTTGCTCCACTGTCCTCCTGGAGATCTACGCCCGCCGCCTGAGGCACGCCGTCGCCGCTTCCTTCTTCACGGCCCAGGAGGCCAGGCGCGCCCGCCACCTCCACGCCCGGCTCCAGCGCAGGCACGACAGGTACCAAGCCCGGCGGCTGTGCGGCGCGGCGCCCCCCTGCTCGGGACTGCCAGGCCTGCCCTCAGGGACCCCGCACGGGTGA